GGGTGGAATTGAGATAGCGAATCACATTTTTGAGGTTCTCACGGGATAACACCGCCTCATGCACGCGGGTTTTGTCATAGCTCTCCAGGCCCAAAATAATGGCTGCCAACGTGGTGATGGTGCCGCTGGCCCCAATCATTTGTGCTTTGCCCTCGCGGATCACGCCATAAATACCGTGGCGAAGCGCAAATTCGTTCACCTCATGGGAAAAAAACTGTGTGATATCCTCCCGTTTTTCTGGATCTTTGAGCTGATCCTTGAGGGTGGCAAACCCATGGGGGAAGGAAATGCTGTCAATCACCTTGAAATCTTGGTTAGGCAAGATTTTTGTCCACACAAGCTCGGTGCTTCCGCCACCAATGTCAAAAACAATAGCATGCGAAAATTGATCATCAAAAAGCTCAGCGCACCCAGCAACGGCAAGCTCAGACTCTTCTTGCGGGGTGATCACCTCAATGCGAATGCCTGTTTTTTTGAAGGCCTCTTGCACAAATTCATCGGTGTTTTCTGCCCTGCGGCAAGCGGCTGTGGCCACACAACGCATATAAGGCACATGGTAAAATTGGAGCCTTTTGCGACACTCTTCCAAGGCGAGATAGGCACGATCCATGGCCTGGAGAGACAATTTGCGCGACTGCTCCAAATTTTCACCAAAACGTACAACGCGCGATAAAGAATCAATGTGCGTAAACTGCCTTACGCCCTCAGATTCCACAAG
The Candidatus Hepatobacter penaei DNA segment above includes these coding regions:
- a CDS encoding Ppx/GppA phosphatase family protein, translating into MTNSEAEHSGAQSGANLYGSVDLGTNTCRLLIARLVESEGVRQFTHIDSLSRVVRFGENLEQSRKLSLQAMDRAYLALEECRKRLQFYHVPYMRCVATAACRRAENTDEFVQEAFKKTGIRIEVITPQEESELAVAGCAELFDDQFSHAIVFDIGGGSTELVWTKILPNQDFKVIDSISFPHGFATLKDQLKDPEKREDITQFFSHEVNEFALRHGIYGVIREGKAQMIGASGTITTLAAIILGLESYDKTRVHEAVLSRENLKNVIRYLNSTHYSDRLNHPCIGQQRAESIMGGIALFEAIYDILNVDFIIAADRGVREGILHTLAKEHAPQTKNTK